A genomic segment from Nocardia cyriacigeorgica GUH-2 encodes:
- the serA gene encoding phosphoglycerate dehydrogenase: protein MSQAGRPVVLIADKLAQSTVDALGDGVEVRWVDGPDRPALLAAVPEADALLVRSATTVDAEVLEAGKNLKIVARAGVGLDNVDVPAATERGVMVVNAPTSNIHTAAEHAVTLMLAAARQVPAADATLRERTWQRSKFNGVEIFGKTVGVVGLGRIGQLFAARLAAFETHVIAYDPYVSPARAAQLGIELVTLEELLGRADLISVHLPKTPETKGLLSKEKLALTKPGVIIVNAARGGLIDEQALADAIKSGHVRAAGLDVFETEPCTDSPLFDLPQVVVTPHLGASTSEAQDRAGTDVAKSVLLALAGEFVPGAVNVTGGVVGDEVAPWLDIVRKQGVLLGALADELPVSVEIQVRGELAASEVGVLELSALRGIFSAHVEDQVTFVNAPALAKERGISTEVTTASESPSHRSVVDLRAVFGDGRTLNVAGTLTEPAQVEKIVNINGRNYDMRAEGLNLAVLNYEDKPGALGKIGMKLGEAEIDILAAQLTQDVDKEGATVMLRVGKEVSADVQNAIRESVGATKVVQVDLF from the coding sequence GTGAGCCAAGCAGGCCGTCCTGTAGTTCTGATCGCCGACAAGCTCGCCCAGTCGACCGTCGACGCGCTCGGTGACGGTGTCGAGGTCCGCTGGGTCGACGGTCCCGACCGTCCGGCGCTGCTGGCCGCCGTTCCGGAGGCCGACGCGCTGCTGGTGCGCTCGGCCACCACGGTCGACGCCGAAGTGCTGGAAGCTGGTAAGAACCTCAAGATCGTCGCGCGCGCCGGCGTCGGCCTCGACAACGTCGACGTGCCCGCCGCCACCGAACGCGGCGTCATGGTCGTCAACGCGCCGACCTCCAACATCCACACCGCCGCCGAGCACGCCGTCACGCTGATGCTGGCCGCGGCCCGTCAGGTGCCCGCCGCCGACGCCACCCTGCGCGAGCGCACCTGGCAGCGCAGCAAGTTCAACGGTGTCGAGATCTTCGGCAAGACCGTCGGTGTCGTCGGTCTCGGCCGCATCGGCCAACTGTTCGCCGCGCGCCTGGCCGCCTTCGAAACCCACGTCATCGCCTACGACCCCTACGTGTCCCCGGCCCGCGCCGCCCAGCTGGGCATCGAGCTGGTCACGCTGGAGGAGCTGCTCGGCCGCGCCGACCTGATCTCGGTGCACCTGCCCAAGACCCCGGAGACCAAGGGCCTGCTGAGCAAGGAAAAACTGGCGCTGACCAAGCCGGGCGTCATCATCGTCAACGCCGCGCGCGGTGGCCTGATCGACGAGCAGGCGCTCGCCGACGCCATCAAGTCCGGCCATGTGCGCGCCGCCGGCCTGGACGTGTTCGAGACCGAGCCATGCACCGACAGCCCGCTGTTCGACCTGCCGCAGGTCGTGGTGACCCCGCACCTGGGCGCCTCCACGTCCGAGGCCCAGGACCGGGCCGGCACCGATGTCGCCAAGTCGGTGCTGCTGGCGCTGGCCGGTGAATTCGTGCCCGGCGCGGTGAACGTCACCGGCGGCGTGGTCGGCGACGAGGTCGCCCCGTGGCTCGACATCGTGCGCAAGCAGGGTGTGCTGCTCGGCGCGCTGGCCGACGAGCTGCCGGTGAGCGTCGAGATCCAGGTGCGCGGCGAGCTGGCCGCCAGCGAGGTCGGCGTGCTGGAACTGTCGGCGCTGCGCGGGATCTTCTCGGCGCACGTCGAAGATCAGGTCACCTTCGTCAACGCGCCCGCGCTGGCCAAGGAGCGCGGGATCAGCACCGAGGTCACCACCGCCTCGGAGAGCCCGAGCCACCGCAGCGTCGTCGACCTGCGCGCGGTGTTCGGCGACGGCCGCACCCTGAACGTCGCGGGCACGCTGACCGAGCCGGCTCAGGTGGAGAAGATCGTCAACATCAACGGCCGCAACTACGACATGCGTGCCGAGGGCCTGAACCTGGCCGTGCTCAACTACGAGGACAAGCCGGGCGCGCTGGGCAAGATCGGCATGAAGCTGGGCGAGGCCGAGATCGACATCCTGGCCGCGCAGCTGACCCAGGACGTCGACAAGGAAGGCGCCACCGTCATGCTGCGGGTCGGCAAGGAGGTCTCCGCCGACGTGCAGAACGCGATTCGCGAGTCCGTCGGCGCCACCAAGGTCGTTCAGGTCGACCTGTTCTGA
- a CDS encoding DUF5302 domain-containing protein — MSESSGSHSSADDVKRKFREALERKNEHHTKSAAHLDGHSKATAPHGNASHKREFRRKSG, encoded by the coding sequence ATGTCGGAATCGAGTGGTTCCCATAGCAGCGCCGACGATGTGAAGCGCAAATTCCGGGAGGCACTGGAACGCAAGAACGAACACCACACCAAGTCCGCCGCCCACCTGGACGGCCACTCCAAGGCAACCGCCCCCCACGGCAACGCCAGCCACAAACGCGAGTTCCGCCGCAAGAGCGGTTAG
- the gltX gene encoding glutamate--tRNA ligase: MTEVRVRFCPSPTGTPHVGLIRTALFNWAYARHHGGAFVFRIEDTDAARDSEESYRAIIDALRWLGLTWDEGPEVGGPYGPYRQSERRELHLDVVRRLVEAGEAYESFSTPEEVEARHLAAGRDPKLGYDNYDRDLTPEQIAAYRAEGRAPVVRLRMPDTDLTWTDLVRGETTFKAGTVPDFALTRGNGAPLYTLVNPVDDAMMRITHVLRGEDLLSSTPRQLALYAALQRIGVAEFTPEFGHLPFVMGPGNKKLSKRDPESDLFAHRDRGFIPEGLLNYLALLGWSIADDHDVFSMSEMVAAFDISKVNSNPARFDQKKADALNAEHIRLLEVGDFTHRLREYLTEHGHIGAEIDEKTFAVAAELVQTRIVVLADAWDLLRFLFAPDEQFAIDPAAAAKNLGADAAPVLDTAIAALDSLSAWTTSAIEEALKTALIDDMGLKPRKAFAPVRVAVTGSHISPPLYESLELLGRDRTMTRLRAARAQTPAG, translated from the coding sequence ATGACTGAAGTACGGGTCCGATTCTGCCCGTCGCCCACCGGGACACCGCACGTCGGCCTGATTCGGACGGCGCTGTTCAACTGGGCCTACGCCCGCCATCACGGTGGTGCCTTCGTCTTCCGCATCGAAGACACCGACGCGGCACGCGATTCCGAAGAGTCCTACCGCGCCATCATCGACGCGCTGCGCTGGCTCGGGCTCACCTGGGACGAGGGCCCCGAAGTCGGCGGACCCTACGGGCCCTACCGCCAATCCGAGCGCCGCGAGCTGCACCTGGACGTGGTGCGGCGGCTGGTGGAAGCGGGGGAGGCCTACGAGTCCTTCTCCACCCCCGAAGAAGTCGAGGCGCGCCATCTCGCCGCCGGCCGCGACCCGAAACTCGGCTACGACAACTACGACCGCGACCTGACCCCGGAGCAGATCGCGGCGTACCGGGCCGAAGGCCGGGCCCCGGTGGTGCGTCTGCGCATGCCCGACACCGACCTCACCTGGACCGACCTGGTGCGCGGGGAAACGACATTCAAGGCAGGCACCGTCCCCGACTTCGCGCTCACCCGCGGTAACGGCGCCCCGCTCTACACCCTGGTGAATCCGGTCGACGACGCGATGATGCGCATCACCCACGTGCTTCGCGGTGAGGACCTGCTCTCCTCGACGCCGCGTCAGCTCGCGCTGTATGCGGCGCTGCAACGGATCGGAGTCGCCGAATTCACCCCGGAGTTCGGTCATCTGCCATTCGTGATGGGCCCCGGAAACAAGAAACTGTCCAAGCGTGATCCCGAATCGGACCTGTTCGCTCACCGCGATCGCGGGTTCATCCCCGAGGGTTTGCTGAATTATCTGGCGCTGCTCGGCTGGAGCATCGCCGATGATCACGACGTGTTTTCGATGTCGGAGATGGTCGCTGCCTTCGACATTTCGAAAGTCAATTCGAATCCGGCGCGTTTCGACCAGAAGAAGGCCGACGCGCTCAACGCCGAGCACATCCGTTTGCTGGAAGTGGGCGATTTCACCCACCGTTTGCGCGAGTACCTCACCGAACACGGGCATATCGGCGCCGAAATCGACGAGAAGACGTTTGCCGTTGCCGCCGAACTGGTGCAGACCAGGATTGTCGTGCTGGCCGACGCATGGGATCTGCTGCGATTCCTGTTCGCACCCGACGAACAGTTCGCCATCGACCCCGCCGCGGCCGCCAAGAATCTCGGCGCCGACGCCGCCCCGGTATTGGACACCGCCATTGCCGCGCTGGACTCGCTGAGCGCATGGACCACCTCCGCTATCGAGGAGGCGCTGAAAACCGCGCTGATCGACGATATGGGCCTGAAACCGCGTAAGGCCTTCGCGCCGGTGCGAGTAGCGGTGACCGGATCGCACATCAGCCCGCCGCTGTACGAATCGCTCGAACTGCTCGGCCGCGACCGCACCATGACGCGGCTGCGGGCCGCGCGGGCGCAGACCCCGGCCGGCTGA
- a CDS encoding APC family permease, with translation MPQPSPNPPSPDRLHQRLGLGDAVMIGLGAMLGAGIFAALAPAAKAAGSGLLLGLGVAAVVAYCNATSSARLAARYPDSGGTYVYGRERLGPFWGYLAGWSFVVGKTASCAAMALTVGLHVWPDQAGAVAVAAVVALTTVNYLGVQKSALLTRVIVAVVLAVLAAVVVAATTSAEADAHRLDLGSDITALGVLQAAGLLFFAFAGYARIATLGEEVREPARTIPRAIPIALGITLVVYAAVAVAALVVLGPQRLAESTAPLSSAVQAAGVDWLSPIVRAGAAVAALGSLLALILGVSRTTLAMARDRHLPRTLAAVHPRTSVPHHAELAVGAVVALAAATADLRAAIGFSSFGVLLYYAVANASAWTLTRAEGRPPRAIPVVGLIGCLVLAFTLPAESVLAGAVVTVIGAGVYVVRRHRGSASS, from the coding sequence GTGCCCCAGCCGTCGCCGAACCCGCCGAGCCCGGATCGATTGCATCAGCGACTGGGCCTCGGCGATGCGGTGATGATCGGCCTCGGCGCGATGCTCGGTGCCGGCATCTTCGCCGCTCTGGCACCGGCAGCGAAGGCCGCAGGCAGCGGACTGCTGCTGGGACTCGGGGTGGCCGCGGTGGTCGCCTACTGCAATGCGACGTCGTCGGCCCGGCTGGCGGCCCGCTATCCCGACTCCGGCGGCACCTACGTCTACGGCCGGGAACGGCTCGGCCCGTTCTGGGGGTATCTGGCGGGCTGGAGTTTCGTGGTCGGCAAAACCGCGTCGTGCGCGGCGATGGCGTTGACGGTGGGGTTGCATGTCTGGCCGGATCAGGCAGGGGCCGTGGCGGTGGCCGCGGTGGTGGCGTTGACCACGGTGAACTATCTGGGTGTCCAGAAGTCGGCGCTGCTGACCAGGGTGATCGTGGCGGTCGTCCTCGCGGTCCTGGCCGCGGTGGTCGTCGCCGCGACGACGTCGGCCGAGGCGGACGCGCATCGGCTGGACCTCGGCTCCGACATCACCGCGCTCGGCGTCCTCCAGGCGGCGGGCCTGCTGTTCTTCGCTTTCGCCGGCTACGCCCGCATCGCCACCCTCGGCGAGGAGGTGCGCGAACCGGCCCGCACCATCCCCCGCGCCATACCGATCGCGTTGGGTATCACCCTCGTCGTCTACGCGGCCGTCGCTGTCGCGGCGCTGGTGGTGCTCGGCCCGCAGCGCTTGGCCGAATCCACCGCCCCGCTGTCGAGCGCGGTGCAGGCCGCCGGAGTGGACTGGCTGTCACCCATCGTCCGTGCGGGTGCTGCCGTGGCCGCTCTGGGTTCGCTGCTGGCGCTGATCCTCGGCGTCTCCCGCACCACCCTCGCCATGGCCCGCGACCGCCATCTGCCTCGTACGCTGGCCGCGGTCCACCCGCGCACCTCCGTTCCGCATCACGCCGAACTCGCCGTCGGCGCCGTCGTCGCCCTCGCCGCCGCTACCGCCGACCTGCGCGCCGCCATCGGGTTCTCCTCCTTCGGCGTCCTGCTCTACTACGCCGTCGCCAACGCCTCCGCCTGGACCCTGACCCGAGCCGAAGGCCGCCCACCCCGTGCGATCCCGGTCGTCGGCCTCATCGGCTGCCTCGTGCTGGCGTTCACCTTGCCTGCGGAATCGGTGCTGGCCGGCGCGGTCGTCACGGTGATCGGCGCTGGGGTGTACGTCGTCCGGCGACATCGGGGTAGCGCGAGTTCCTGA
- a CDS encoding winged helix-turn-helix transcriptional regulator yields MREDGRSGCPINATIEVIGDRWTLLVLRDVMFGNRRHFRELLAGSEEGIASNILSDRLKRLVAAGLLSREDAGPGRKAEYRLTEAAIQLVPIMAQLGSWGLRHRETTHRLRVRAELLEEGGPQLWEEFMDELREQHLGTPRPDPSAPRPSERLAAAYSAAVGADS; encoded by the coding sequence GGACGTTCGGGGTGCCCGATCAACGCGACCATCGAGGTGATCGGTGACCGCTGGACGCTGCTGGTGCTCCGCGACGTCATGTTCGGCAACCGCCGCCACTTCCGCGAGCTCTTGGCCGGGTCGGAAGAAGGCATCGCCTCCAATATCCTGTCCGACCGGCTCAAGCGGCTGGTTGCGGCGGGCTTGTTGAGCCGCGAAGACGCCGGACCGGGCCGCAAGGCCGAGTACCGTCTGACCGAGGCCGCCATCCAGCTGGTTCCGATCATGGCGCAGCTGGGGTCATGGGGGTTGCGTCACCGCGAGACCACCCACCGCCTGCGGGTGCGGGCGGAGCTGCTCGAGGAAGGCGGCCCACAGCTGTGGGAGGAGTTCATGGACGAGCTGCGCGAACAGCATCTCGGGACCCCTCGCCCCGACCCGTCCGCGCCACGCCCCAGCGAACGGCTGGCGGCCGCGTATTCCGCGGCAGTAGGCGCGGACAGCTGA
- a CDS encoding pyridoxamine 5'-phosphate oxidase family protein, giving the protein MGVNQRSQIVMSDSEITDFLTRSRVATLATLGANGAPHLTAMWYALIDAPDGGLPELWFETKAKSQKAVNMRRDPRVTCMVEAGQTYDTLRGVSIEGRAEIIDDPEKLFAVGVSVWERYTGPYSEEMRPFVETMLNKRVAVRVVADRIRSWDHRKLGLPEMPLGGTTAHALDD; this is encoded by the coding sequence ATGGGAGTCAACCAACGGTCGCAGATCGTCATGTCCGACAGCGAGATCACCGATTTCTTGACGCGTAGCCGCGTCGCCACGCTGGCCACCCTCGGCGCGAACGGCGCACCGCATCTGACCGCGATGTGGTACGCGCTGATCGATGCGCCCGACGGCGGCCTGCCCGAGCTGTGGTTCGAGACCAAGGCCAAGTCGCAGAAGGCGGTGAACATGCGCCGCGACCCGCGGGTGACGTGCATGGTGGAGGCGGGCCAGACCTACGACACGTTGCGCGGTGTGTCGATCGAGGGCCGCGCGGAGATCATCGATGATCCGGAGAAGCTGTTCGCGGTCGGTGTGAGCGTCTGGGAGCGCTACACCGGCCCCTACAGCGAGGAAATGCGCCCGTTCGTGGAGACCATGCTCAACAAGCGGGTGGCCGTGCGCGTGGTCGCCGACCGCATCCGCAGCTGGGATCACCGCAAGCTCGGCCTACCCGAGATGCCCCTGGGCGGCACCACCGCCCACGCCCTCGACGACTGA
- a CDS encoding DNA polymerase beta superfamily protein — protein sequence MSLRTIPTSMDPAVVAAIDSTLDRVERDHRARVRLAIESGSRAWGFPSPDSDYDCRFLYVASLDTYLSPWRTRDVIETPLAGLLDVNGWDLGKALRLLVKGNAVLIEWLQSPIVYRGDELFRAELLELAQTVADRNQVARHYLHLGSRQWKLFGHNGSLKKVFYSLRPAMALRWLREHPDAAVAPMHLPTLMAQCELPADLVAAITDLTEVKSRTREMGSGSAPEPIAAFIAAEFDRADSAFPKTTGRDMASIKELTAAFFRKEAAGAPA from the coding sequence ATGTCCCTGCGCACCATTCCCACCTCGATGGACCCGGCGGTCGTCGCGGCCATCGACTCGACGCTGGATCGGGTCGAGCGCGACCATCGCGCCCGCGTGCGGCTGGCGATCGAGAGCGGAAGCCGCGCATGGGGATTCCCCTCGCCGGATTCCGACTACGACTGCCGCTTCCTGTATGTCGCGAGCCTCGACACGTATCTGTCGCCGTGGCGGACCAGGGATGTCATCGAGACGCCGCTGGCCGGCCTCCTGGATGTGAATGGCTGGGATCTCGGTAAGGCGTTGCGGCTGTTGGTGAAGGGCAATGCCGTGCTGATCGAGTGGTTGCAGTCGCCGATCGTCTATCGCGGTGACGAGCTTTTCCGGGCCGAACTGCTCGAGCTGGCCCAAACAGTCGCCGACCGCAATCAGGTCGCACGCCACTATCTACACCTGGGCAGCAGGCAGTGGAAGCTGTTCGGGCACAACGGGTCGCTGAAGAAGGTGTTCTATTCGCTGCGCCCCGCCATGGCACTGCGGTGGCTGCGCGAACATCCCGACGCGGCGGTTGCGCCGATGCACCTGCCGACCTTGATGGCGCAGTGCGAGTTGCCCGCCGACCTCGTCGCGGCGATCACCGACCTGACCGAGGTGAAATCGCGGACCCGCGAAATGGGCAGCGGCTCGGCGCCGGAGCCGATCGCCGCGTTCATCGCCGCGGAGTTCGATCGCGCCGACAGCGCGTTCCCGAAGACGACCGGCCGCGATATGGCTTCGATCAAGGAGCTCACAGCGGCGTTCTTCCGCAAGGAAGCGGCGGGCGCACCGGCGTAG
- a CDS encoding 3-isopropylmalate dehydrogenase — MKLAVIPGDGIGPEVIAEALKVLDVVAPGVEKTEYDLGAKRYHRTGEILPESVLPELKQHDAILLGAIGDPSVPSGVLERGLLLHTRFALDHHVNLRPSKLFPGVTSPLAGNPDIDFVVVREGTEGPYTGTGGAIRVNTPHEVATEVSTNTRFGIERVVRYAFATAQQRRKHLTLVHKTNVLSFAGSLWQRTVDEVGAEFSDVEVAYQHIDAATIHMVNDPGRFDVIVTDNLFGDIITDLAAAVSGGIGLAASGNIDASGTNPSMFEPVHGSAPDIAGQSKADPTAAILSLSLLLNHLGNTEAAARVEAAVAKDLASRSGTASTVEIGDRIAASV, encoded by the coding sequence ATGAAACTCGCTGTCATCCCGGGCGACGGTATCGGTCCCGAGGTCATCGCCGAAGCCCTCAAGGTGCTCGACGTGGTCGCACCCGGGGTCGAGAAGACCGAATACGACCTGGGTGCCAAGCGGTACCACCGCACCGGCGAGATCCTGCCCGAATCGGTGCTGCCCGAACTGAAGCAGCACGACGCGATCCTGCTCGGCGCCATCGGCGATCCGTCGGTGCCCAGCGGTGTGCTCGAGCGCGGCCTGCTGCTGCACACCCGGTTCGCGCTCGACCACCACGTGAACCTGCGTCCGTCGAAGCTGTTCCCCGGCGTCACCAGCCCGCTCGCGGGTAACCCGGACATCGACTTCGTGGTGGTGCGCGAAGGCACCGAGGGCCCCTACACCGGCACCGGCGGCGCGATCCGCGTCAACACCCCGCACGAGGTGGCCACCGAGGTCAGCACCAACACCCGCTTCGGCATCGAGCGAGTCGTGCGCTACGCCTTCGCCACCGCCCAGCAGCGTCGCAAGCACCTGACGCTGGTGCACAAGACGAATGTGCTGAGCTTCGCCGGATCGCTGTGGCAGCGCACTGTCGACGAGGTGGGCGCGGAATTCTCCGACGTCGAGGTCGCCTACCAGCACATCGACGCCGCCACCATCCACATGGTCAACGACCCGGGCCGCTTCGACGTGATCGTCACCGACAACCTGTTCGGCGACATCATCACCGACCTGGCCGCCGCCGTCAGCGGTGGTATCGGCCTGGCGGCCAGCGGCAATATCGACGCCTCCGGCACCAACCCGAGCATGTTCGAGCCCGTGCACGGCAGCGCGCCCGATATCGCCGGCCAGTCCAAGGCCGACCCGACCGCCGCGATCCTGTCGCTGTCGCTGCTGCTGAACCACCTCGGCAACACCGAAGCGGCCGCGAGGGTGGAAGCGGCGGTTGCCAAGGATCTGGCCTCGCGCAGCGGTACGGCCTCGACCGTGGAGATCGGCGACCGGATCGCCGCCTCGGTCTGA
- a CDS encoding fumarylacetoacetate hydrolase family protein encodes MRLGRVASPDGVAFVSIEGDGGDSVAKEIAEHPFGTPTFTGRSWPLADVRLLAPILASKVICIGKNYAAHAAEMGGEAPADPVIFMKPSTSIVGPNAPIILPPSSSQVDYEGELAIVIGRPCKDVPAARALDVILGYTVANDVTARDQQRHDGQWTRAKGYDTFCPLGPWIETQLDPSDLEIVTELDGEVRQRSRTSLLLHDIPKLIEWVTTVMTLLPGDVILTGTPEGVGPMTAGQNVSVTVSGIGTLTNPVAAKR; translated from the coding sequence ATGCGTCTAGGTCGAGTTGCCAGTCCGGATGGAGTCGCCTTCGTCAGCATCGAGGGCGACGGTGGCGACAGCGTCGCCAAGGAGATCGCCGAACACCCCTTCGGCACCCCGACGTTCACCGGGCGCAGCTGGCCGCTGGCCGACGTGCGCCTGCTCGCGCCGATTCTGGCCAGCAAGGTGATCTGCATCGGCAAGAACTACGCCGCGCACGCCGCCGAAATGGGCGGCGAGGCACCCGCCGATCCGGTCATCTTCATGAAGCCGAGCACCTCGATCGTCGGGCCGAACGCGCCGATCATCCTGCCGCCCAGCTCCTCTCAGGTCGACTACGAGGGCGAGCTGGCCATCGTCATCGGGCGCCCGTGCAAGGACGTGCCCGCCGCCCGCGCACTCGATGTGATCCTCGGCTACACCGTCGCCAACGACGTCACCGCCCGCGATCAGCAGCGCCACGACGGACAATGGACGCGGGCCAAGGGCTACGACACCTTCTGCCCGCTCGGTCCGTGGATCGAAACCCAGCTCGACCCCTCGGATCTGGAGATCGTCACCGAACTCGACGGTGAGGTTCGCCAGCGCAGCCGCACTTCGCTTCTGCTGCACGATATTCCGAAGCTCATCGAATGGGTCACCACCGTGATGACGCTGCTGCCCGGCGACGTCATCCTCACCGGCACCCCCGAGGGCGTCGGCCCGATGACCGCCGGGCAGAACGTCTCCGTCACCGTGTCCGGCATCGGCACGCTGACCAATCCTGTTGCCGCCAAACGCTGA
- a CDS encoding MFS transporter codes for MAVNAAAATTPQVDAWRRWSMLGLGVFAQASSAVFVHGVPFLLPALTDRGMPLATAGLLVAMPTVGLVCTLIAWGYVVDRIGERKVLVAGPLLMFVAGAAAATTSSYPALGVLLFLGGVGAASTNGASGRVIVGWFPPHRRGLAMGIRQTAQPLGVGVGAVAIPWVAGAHGVAVAILVPALMAAVAAVGCLLGIVDPPRPKGSAADRANPYRGSTTLLRIHAVSVLLVFPQATVWTFALLWLHRDIGWSLPVAGILVTATQLLGAAGRIGAGAWSDRVGSRLGPLRSVAIAAVLTMAALALAAWAQWWWLAIPLLVIASVVTVSDNGLAFTAVAEIAGPYWSGRGLGIQNTGQNLVLAVVPPVFGALITYSGFPATYLAAAALAAIAIPLVPKDAAPR; via the coding sequence ATGGCCGTGAACGCTGCCGCAGCGACTACACCGCAGGTCGACGCGTGGAGACGGTGGTCGATGCTCGGTCTCGGCGTCTTCGCCCAAGCCTCCAGCGCCGTCTTCGTGCACGGTGTCCCCTTCCTGCTGCCCGCGCTGACCGATCGCGGGATGCCGTTGGCGACGGCCGGGCTGCTGGTGGCCATGCCGACGGTCGGGCTGGTGTGCACGTTGATCGCGTGGGGCTATGTGGTCGACCGGATCGGTGAGCGCAAGGTGCTCGTCGCCGGACCGCTGCTGATGTTCGTCGCGGGTGCGGCGGCCGCGACCACATCGAGTTATCCGGCGCTGGGCGTGCTGCTGTTCCTCGGCGGCGTCGGTGCGGCGAGCACCAACGGGGCCAGCGGCCGGGTGATCGTCGGCTGGTTCCCGCCACACCGGCGTGGTCTGGCGATGGGGATCCGGCAGACCGCGCAGCCGTTGGGCGTGGGCGTCGGCGCCGTGGCCATCCCCTGGGTCGCCGGGGCGCACGGTGTGGCGGTGGCGATCCTGGTGCCCGCTCTGATGGCGGCGGTCGCCGCGGTGGGCTGTCTGCTCGGCATCGTGGATCCGCCCCGGCCGAAGGGCTCGGCCGCCGACCGGGCCAACCCCTATCGGGGCAGCACGACGCTGCTGCGCATCCACGCGGTCTCCGTGCTGCTGGTGTTCCCGCAGGCCACCGTGTGGACCTTCGCATTGCTGTGGCTGCATCGCGATATCGGCTGGTCGCTGCCGGTGGCCGGGATTCTGGTCACCGCCACCCAGTTGCTGGGTGCGGCGGGCCGGATCGGTGCGGGTGCCTGGTCGGATCGAGTGGGCTCCCGCTTGGGCCCGCTGCGTTCGGTCGCGATCGCCGCGGTCCTGACGATGGCCGCGCTGGCCCTGGCGGCTTGGGCGCAGTGGTGGTGGCTGGCCATCCCGCTGCTGGTGATCGCCTCGGTGGTCACCGTGTCCGACAACGGCCTGGCCTTCACCGCGGTCGCCGAGATCGCCGGGCCGTACTGGAGTGGACGCGGATTGGGCATCCAGAACACCGGACAGAATCTGGTGCTGGCCGTCGTGCCGCCGGTCTTCGGCGCGCTGATCACCTATTCGGGTTTCCCGGCCACCTATCTGGCCGCCGCCGCGCTCGCCGCCATCGCGATTCCGCTGGTGCCCAAGGACGCCGCACCGCGCTGA